A genomic window from Populus nigra chromosome 7, ddPopNigr1.1, whole genome shotgun sequence includes:
- the LOC133699890 gene encoding probable mitochondrial saccharopine dehydrogenase-like oxidoreductase At5g39410 has protein sequence MEANSYQSQPVSQPPLYDLIILGASGFTGKYVVKEALKFLNVPSSPLKSLALAGRNPTKLAQTLKWASHPDHPPPIPILTADTTNPASLHHLCSQSKLILNCVGPFRLLGEPVVAACAETGCDYLDICGEPEFMERMEVKYHEKAMETGSLVVSACGFDSVPAELGWMFNSRHWVGPAAPNQIEAYLSLESEKRIVGNFGTYESAVLGVANVEQLVELRRSRPKRARPAIPGPFPTKGPMIDHQKEIGLWAVKLPSADSVVVRRTLSTLTENPRGLPGLNESPEQIEKRDAFWSTVKPAHFGVKLGSKTLLGVFRFIAVGMFIGLLGRNAIGRWLLLKFPSFFSLGWFRKKGPSDDEVRSASFKMWFVGRGFSDMNVSQDKKKPDMEITTRVVGPEIGYLTTPIILVQCALILLSHRDNLPKGGVFPPGIVFGPTDLQEQLEQNGISFDLISKKSILA, from the exons ATGGAAGCTAACTCATACCAGTCTCAACCAGTCTCACAACCACCTCTCTATGATCTAATAATCTTAGGAGCTTCTGGTTTCACTGGAAAATATGTTGTCAAAGAAGCCCTCAAGTTCCTCAATGTCCCTTCTTCTCCTCTTAAATCTCTTGCCCTTGCTGGTCGCAATCCCACCAAATTAGCTCAAACCCTCAAATGGGCCTCCCACCCCGACCACCCTCCTCCAATTCCTATCCTCACCGCTGACACCACCAACCCTGCTTCTCTTCACCACCTCTGCTCCCAATCCAAGCTCATCCTCAATTGTGTCGGTCCCTTTCGCCTCCTTGGCGAGCCTGTTGTCGCTGCCTGTGCAGAAACTGG CTGTGATTACTTGGATATATGTGGGGAGCCTGAGTTTATGGAGAGAATGGAGGTGAAGTACCATGAGAAGGCGATGGAGACAGGTTCTTTAGTGGTTTCTGCTTGTGGGTTTGATTCGGTTCCGGCTGAATTGGGATGGATGTTTAATTCCAGGCATTGGGTGGGTCCGGCTGCACCAAACCAAATTGAGGCCTATTTGAGTCTGGAGTCGGAGAAAAGGATTGTTGGGAATTTTGGCACATATGAATCCGCGGTTCTGGGGGTTGCCAATGTCGAGCAGTTGGTGGAGCTGAGGCGATCAAGGCCCAAAAGAGCAAGGCCAGCT ATTCCTGGTCCCTTTCCTACCAAAGGACCAATGATAGATCACCAAAAGGAGATTGGTCTTTGGGCTGTGAAGCTACCTTCTGCAGATTCTGTTGTTGTTCGTAGAACTCTTTCAACTCTGACAGAAAACCCTCGTGGTCTTCCTGGACTCAATGAGAGTCCTGAACAGATTGAAAAGAGGGACGCTTTCTGGTCAACAGTAAAACCAGCCCATTTTGGGGTGAAGCTAGGCTCTAAGACTCTACTGGGAGTCTTCCGATTCATTGCAGTTGGCATGTTCATTGGCCTCTTAGGTAGAAATGCTATTGGGAGGTGGCTTCTATTAAAATTCCCTTCATTTTTTAGCCTTGGTTGGTTCAGGAAGAAGGGTCCCTCAGATGATGAGGTGAGAAGTGCTTCATTCAAGATGTGGTTTGTTGGACGCGGCTTTAGTGACATGAATGTTTCTCAGGACAAAAAGAAACCGGACATGGAAATAACAACACGAGTAGTGGGACCTGAGATCGGCTATTTAACAACCCCAATCATCTTAGTTCAATGTGCTCTTATTCTTCTAAGCCACCGTGATAACCTGCCGAAGGGAGGAGTTTTTCCTCCAGGGATAGTATTTGGCCCGACAGATCTCCAAGAACAGCTCGAACAAAATGGAATATCTTTTGATCTCATTTCAAAAAAGTCTATTCTGGCTTAA